From Vagococcus jeotgali, one genomic window encodes:
- a CDS encoding ImmA/IrrE family metallo-endopeptidase: MKKLIKWLGTENIHVDFLDMDKAGMCVIDERMILVSSKISEFEQIKIIYHELKHFEHKDYKELYKKFVYHSKLEYETEDNVVKHFIEDSGHEYNYSLLLEEFDIGMGYDTKYQRFAR, from the coding sequence TTGAAGAAACTAATCAAATGGCTGGGAACAGAAAATATCCACGTTGATTTTTTGGACATGGATAAAGCCGGAATGTGTGTCATAGACGAAAGAATGATACTTGTTAGCTCCAAAATCTCCGAATTCGAACAAATCAAAATCATCTATCACGAATTGAAGCATTTTGAACATAAAGATTATAAAGAATTATATAAAAAATTTGTTTATCATTCAAAACTAGAGTATGAAACCGAAGATAATGTTGTGAAACACTTTATAGAAGATTCTGGTCATGAGTACAATTATTCACTGTTATTGGAAGAGTTTGATATTGGTATGGGTTATGATACTAAATACCAAAGATTCGCAAGATAA
- a CDS encoding helix-turn-helix domain-containing protein: MTLFERIKQLSEKRNKNVKEVAIDLGFSENLFYKWKTSDPKAVDLEKVADYFGVSVDYLLGRETEVKTEKDLDDMIDNAMFYDGKPLSDTDREIVKAYLEGKFGSK, encoded by the coding sequence ATGACGCTGTTTGAGAGAATAAAACAATTGTCAGAAAAACGAAATAAAAATGTAAAAGAAGTAGCTATAGATTTAGGATTTAGCGAAAATCTATTTTATAAATGGAAAACCAGTGATCCAAAGGCTGTAGATTTAGAAAAAGTAGCCGACTACTTCGGTGTTTCAGTAGACTACTTGCTGGGACGTGAAACAGAAGTAAAAACAGAAAAAGACCTAGACGACATGATAGACAATGCCATGTTCTACGATGGTAAACCTCTGTCTGACACAGATAGAGAAATTGTTAAAGCTTATTTAGAGGGAAAATTCGGAAGCAAGTAG